AAATATATATCTGAAGTTAATCTCTCATACAAACCCAGATTTTGTTATTGAGTAATTTGGATGACAAATGCAGGCATGGAGTATGCTAAAAGGAGAAAGATATCAGATGTAACTAAAGAGGGTCATTTTGACAACAGAAAAAAGCTTCTTATTCTTGATTTAGATGGGTTGCTTGctgatcttttagcagacccaGATGATGAAGCTGCAGGTTAGGGTTTGATTACAATTTGAAATTCTTTGTGACTCTCAGTCAACTAATTGCTAATTTGACTATTGTTTTCTGTTGTAGGGTTTAAGAAGAGACCATTTTGTGACGAGTTTTTGGAATTTTGCTTTGAGAGATTTAATGTAGGAGTTTGGACAGCATTAACAAGGTGCTCGCTCTATTTAACTCAGCTTATTAATAATTGACTTGTTTTTTTCCTTCCATTTGGTTTTAAGTGAATAAGTCATGCCTGCCACTTGTATGGATTGTGAGCTATTATACTAACTACTAACCTTGTATAtatgtttttcaattttttatgtaCTAATATATTTTATTGTGCTTATATACTTCATACAGATTCACTATGGAACATGCTCTTGACATTCTTATGAGAGACACTAAATACAAACTGCTTTTCCGTTGGGTAAACCGATTTATAAGTTGTATTATTATGTTGTTTATTTCACTTTTAGGCGTTAATAGTATGCTAAAATATAAAATGATCACAGCCATTTCTGATGGTTTATGTGATTAATATACGACTTCGATATGATATTCAATTGATATTGATCTTGTTTTTCTGCAGGATCAAGCACATTGTACCGAGATGGGTTTTAATGATGGGAACGAGGACGATATCTTATTTGTAAAGGAACTCAGAAAGTTATGGGAAAAAAAAGATCCAGGTCTTCCTTGGGAAGTAGGAGAGTATGATGAATCAAATACACTTTTAGTGGAAAATCATCCACATGTGGCTCTGAATGACCTTTTTTCCCATTTAAAGCCACATTCAACAATCTTTCCTTACCCTTACCGTCACTACAATACAGAAGATAATTCCTTCGGTAAATTGTTTTACTTGGATCTTTCATGGTCTATGTGATTTTCTTAATTTAGAGGTGGCAATTTTTGCCCGTTTAATGAGTTAAAACGTTTAACTATAAAAAATATCTTATAAGAAACTGGCAAAAGCTGTCCAAACCACAAGTTTTAATGCATGAAAACCTCCTAGGTCGTCTTATGCATACTGAAAATCTGATTATTACATAAATAATATAACTTCGTTAATCATGTTTACCACCCTTATTATTCATATAAAGAGTTTCAAAATTTTGGGAAAAAATGTTTCTGTTAACCCGACAGAGCCGGATCATTTTGACATGTACGAAAGAtcactccttttgcttgaaaCCCGTTTTGACACGTTACCCGACCTGCCCATTTTGCCACGTGTACTAAATCATGTACAAACTAGTTATATTCTTGAGGTCTTGTTACAGGTCCAGAAGGCGACCTTCGTATATATCTGGAGAGGTTAGCAGCATCAGACAACGTTCAAAAATTTGTATCAGAAAATTCGTTTGACCAACAACTTTTCCATGTTGAAGACTATCCATGGATATTTCCGGAAGACTATCTAAACGGTATTCGCACATACTTGTATAAACATAAAGCTAGTGATTCGGTGGATGCCCAATGTAAAAACACATCGGAACTAAAAGCCAATAGTTCTACACTCCTTTGGCTGCTGAGACTTCATTGGAACCAGGCCCCAACACTACTACTGCTTTGGTTGATCTCAGTGCTCAGACTTCAACAGAACCACAAACCACTGCTGTAACCATCACGGACTACCAACAACATTGGCCTTTTATCAAGCAGTCTCCAATTTGGGCTACCATTGACTCTCTTGTGTCATGTCTAACGCCGCCTCAAACGCCACACTTTTTCCCATTGAAGAAGACGAAAGAGCTTCATCGTGAGGGTTTAGCCATTGCTCACATGTTGACTTGTTATAATCTGGTTCAGAGCCTTCCAAACAAACATAAAACTGAATGATCCAGTTGACATAATCAACGACAATTTGGAAGTTTTAGTTGACTTGGAGGCTCACGGGTTTGATGTGGATTTAATTAGATGTCGTTTAAACGAGTTGCTTTCTTTGAAATCCAAAGCAGGCCAGCATGAGGACACTCTTAAAGAGCTTGAAAAGCGCAGTTATGAAAAGCTTGTAATTGAGAAAGAGATGGACCAATTAAAAGCGGAGATGGAGAAGTTGCAAGAAAAGATGATGCATGCAGAGATTATGCGGAAAGCGAAAGAGGAAGAGCTTGTAAGGTTGCAATCAAACTTACATCCTGATTTCACCCAAATCAATGATTGGGAGCTTGCTTTCGGAAAACTCGCAGCGACCCCATTGTAAGAAAGGTCTTCTTTTAGTTTTGGGCTTTTGGCATTGTTCTTGGTAGATATTAGTATTAACCCTCATGTGGTGTTCTATGTTCATGTGAAAATTGGGAGCTTGCTTTCGGAAAACTCTATTATGATATCGCTTATCGGTCACGAGTTTGTTCCATGTGTTTTGCTAAAATGGGAGGGGTTTGAATACAAGTTTTTCCGACGGATCATATTTCCAATATGTTTAATTCTTTAAAATGTATTAAAATTACAACTTGtaacttataaaaatattaacttgGTCTTCACGGTTTAGAGATTTAGAACATGTCTATTTAAAAACTATGAACAAATTTGCCAAAATATAGTTAAAATCAAAGAATCATATTTGAACAAATGTAGTTTAGCCTCTTCGGTTCAGGTCTCCAATAATTGTTTCCACATGGATGGATATCATCGTCGGAAGAACAGATGTTTTTATTTGAATCATCATCAGAGGAACTCGAATTTTTATCAACATAAACAAAGATAGGATCAGATTTCTGACTTAATTTTTTGTTAACCTGATGACCCGGATCAATTTGATATGTAAGAAAGAtcactccttttgcttgaaaCCCATTTTGACACGTTACCCGACCGACCCATTTTGCCAAGTATACTTATACATGTACAAACTagttatattcttgatatgacCCGTTTTGACGGTCATCTCTTCCGCTTCAACTTCTTCGGGTTCACCAGCAAAAACTCCTGAATCTTATCCCAAGCCATTTGCTGCAGTGTTCCCGTCCAACCCGATGAACCCGGACCCCATCCGAAGGGCTTCACCCTAATTAGTAAAGATAAAAAGGTGGCTTATCCCAAGCCATTTGCTGCAGTGTTCCCGTCCAACCCGATGAACCCGGACCCCATCCGAAGGGCTTCACCCTAATTTGCGGTTTAGGGTAATTCAACGACGGCGGTGGCTTTTCCTCTTCTCCATTTTCCTAACTGAAACGTTGGTACAGTTTCATGTATTGATATTCTCTCGCATATGCACATTTTATTGAGTAATTTGGATGACAAATGTTGAAATATGGATGATTTGCAGGCATGGAGTATATGACCATTTGTTGATCATTTTGACCCACACAAAGATGATGCATGCTGAGACTTTGCAGAAAGCGAAAGAGGAAGAAATTGTGAGGATGCAATCAAACTTACATCCTGATTTCACCCAAATCAATGATTGGGAGCTTGCTTTCAGAAAACTCGTAGCGACCCCATTGTAAGAAAGGTCTTCTTTTAGTTTTGGGCTTTTGGCATTGTTCCTGGTAGATATATTACTGTTAATATTAACCCTCCTATTACAATGGTAAGTTAACCAAGTGATTCAGGCGTTGATTAGTGGGTTAGACTTTGGGTCTGCCCTGGGACCTTTGTGTTTCTGTTCTATGTATGTTTGTTGCTGTACTGCTTGTCTTTCTGCTGGCTAAGGTTGTATGGTTTTTTTTTCAGTGGAGAATGAGCCTGAACTCAAAGAATGTCTGTGCAGGATAGCACAAGTTTTCGTATTGCACCAGCCATCGTTGGTATCTTACAACTTCCTATTTTGGATGGCTCGATTTCAACCAACTGACACATATCACAGTTTACGCTTACTTTTAAGAAACTCTTGTATCACACATCGACTAATTTTATGTACATCAGTTCATTTCCTGATCAATATAGAATGCACATACTCATGCAGCTTTCTGTGTATCATTTTAAACAATGATCAAACTCtaagaaaaacaaacaaaacaggtCCACATTCAAACTAAAATATCACATAGCCATCGACACACTTATATGTGGCTTAAGATCATTCTAAGATATACAATACACCATACTAAGAAATCTTCggaaaagtaaaaaacaaacatATATTTGTTTCAAAAACAAAGCTCAATGCAACACTTAATCCGGTCAAGAAAACGTTATACATTAACATCTTCATAGATACTCTAAATCGCTAAGTCACAGCTAA
This is a stretch of genomic DNA from Helianthus annuus cultivar XRQ/B chromosome 16, HanXRQr2.0-SUNRISE, whole genome shotgun sequence. It encodes these proteins:
- the LOC110915431 gene encoding DUF724 domain-containing protein 8-like, with the translated sequence LVIIWFRAFQTNIKLNDPVDIINDNLEVLVDLEAHGFDVDLIRCRLNELLSLKSKAGQHEDTLKELEKRSYEKLVIEKEMDQLKAEMEKLQEKMMHAEIMRKAKEEELVRLQSNLHPDFTQINDWELAFGKLAATPLHGVYDHLLIILTHTKMMHAETLQKAKEEEIVRMQSNLHPDFTQINDWELAFRKLVATPFGE
- the LOC110915426 gene encoding uncharacterized protein LOC110915426 translates to MEYAKRRKISDVTKEGHFDNRKKLLILDLDGLLADLLADPDDEAAGFKKRPFCDEFLEFCFERFNVGVWTALTRFTMEHALDILMRDTKYKLLFRWDQAHCTEMGFNDGNEDDILFVKELRKLWEKKDPGLPWEVGEYDESNTLLVENHPHVALNDLFSHLKPHSTIFPYPYRHYNTEDNSFGPEGDLRIYLERLAASDNVQKFVSENSFDQQLFHVEDYPWIFPEDYLNGIRTYLYKHKASDSVDAQCKNTSELKANSSTLLWLLRLHWNQAPTLLLLWLISVLRLQQNHKPLL